Proteins encoded within one genomic window of Kibdelosporangium phytohabitans:
- a CDS encoding TetR/AcrR family transcriptional regulator: MEDFAVAADSRARMIHSAVRLLRERGYSGMGFREVVKHSGAPRGSIYHHFPGGKAQLGVEAIGEFGTFVRDVIVAVAAAHPGDPVGALRAFIGAWRQIVEAENYHAGCPVVAVGIEEHEDAPQLMEAVVAAFDQWRTALAELLTSAGVPESRATTMATTAIAATEGAVIMCRARRDMRPLDEVAAELELGLRSALNPP, encoded by the coding sequence GTGGAGGACTTCGCGGTGGCGGCGGACAGCAGGGCACGGATGATCCACAGCGCCGTGCGGCTGCTGCGTGAGCGCGGCTACAGCGGGATGGGCTTCCGCGAGGTCGTCAAGCACAGCGGCGCCCCGCGCGGCTCGATCTACCACCACTTCCCCGGCGGCAAGGCCCAGCTGGGCGTGGAGGCGATCGGCGAGTTCGGCACGTTCGTGCGCGACGTGATCGTGGCCGTCGCCGCCGCCCACCCCGGCGACCCGGTCGGCGCGCTGCGCGCGTTCATCGGCGCGTGGCGCCAGATCGTCGAAGCCGAGAACTACCACGCCGGCTGCCCCGTGGTCGCGGTCGGGATCGAGGAGCACGAGGACGCGCCCCAGCTGATGGAAGCGGTCGTGGCCGCGTTCGACCAGTGGCGCACGGCGCTGGCCGAGCTGCTCACCAGCGCGGGCGTGCCCGAGAGCAGAGCCACGACCATGGCCACCACCGCGATCGCGGCCACCGAAGGCGCGGTCATCATGTGCCGCGCCCGGCGTGACATGCGCCCGCTGGACGAGGTGGCCGCGGAACTGGAACTGGGCCTGCGTTCCGCGCTGAATCCGCCATGA